From the Bacillota bacterium genome, the window TTCGGGCTGGCGGATATGCTTGCCTCTGCGCGGAACGAAGTCGCCAGCAGGCCGGCCACGCCCCGGCTTCGCGAGCTCATCCTGAGCAAGGAAGATCTCCGCCGCAGCGTTGGCCCTATCGCGCGTGGCACAGCCCTGGGATTCCCGCTGGGCTTGATACCGGGCCTGGGACCGGTCGTCGCGTCGTTCTTGTCGTACGCGCTCGAACGGAGGATATCGAAGTGGCCCGGGTCGTTCGGCAAGGGAGCCATTGAAGGCGTGGCAGGTCCGGAGACCGCCAATAACGCAGCAGCGGCGGCCACGTTCGTGCCGTTGCTGAGCCTCGGGATTCCGTCATCCGCTGTGGCAGCCGTGATCCTGGGCGCGCTGGTCATCTTTGGCTTGCGGCCGGGCCCGCTGCTGTTGCGCAACAATCCGGACATATTCTGGACCGTTGTCGGGGGCATGTTCGTCTCCAACGCGATGCTGCTGGTACTCAACCTGCCGTTGATTCCTCTCTGGGCGAGCGTGGTCCGAGTTCCGAGGGCGATCTTCACTCCGCTCGTTCTCATGAGCATGGTTGCAGGCGCCTACAGCGTCAACGGTGCGGCGTTTGACGTGATGGTCATGGTCATCTCGGGAATCATGGGCTACTGGCTTGAGCGCCTCGGGTACTCGCCGGTTCCGCTTGTGATCGGGCTGGTGCTCTCGCCGCTTCTCGAGCAGAACTTCCGCCAGACTCTAGCTCTTTCGCACGGGAGTCTCGCGGTCTTCTTCTCGAGCCCGCTGTCGAGCGTCCTGATCGGCGTGGCCGTCCTGCTCCTGGTATGGCGGCCTCTGGCGCGCGCGGTTGCCTTCGTACGGCGTAAGGAACGGCTCGCGGCTGCTCGGTAGATAGCCGTGCGGTCACCGGGGCCTAGAAAGCAGAGTCCGGGCCATGCCCTGACAGGGTGCGAAAAAGAAGCTCGGGCGGGCAGCAGGAGGAGGTGGGGTGCGCAGCGAATTGTATATACCGAGATGGACGGAGACGTATCGGTAGGTACTGTGGGACGTTTTGCCGTCACCGTGGGTTGCGGCCGGCCCGACGGCGCAGCCCACACGAGCAACAACGTGGCAAGGCTGGCGCCGAGCCAATGGGGAGGTATTGCGGTGAGCAAGAACCTGACCGGAGTGTATCCGCCGATTATCACGTGTTTTACGCAGGACGGCGAGATTTATGAGCGAGGCATTCGCAACGTTGTGAGCTTCCTGAGTGAGAAAGGCGTCAACGGGCTGTTCGTTATTGGCTCCTACGGCAGCTTCCCGCTGATGACCGATGATGAGCGCAAGCGGGTTGCGGAAATCATTTTCGACGAGGTTAAGGGCCGGGTACCGGTGATCGTGCACATCGGTTCCGCAGGGACCCGGCGGTCCATCGCACTAGCCAGGCACGCCCAGGAGCTGGGAGCTGAGGCCGTGGCGGCGGTCACACCGTTCTACTACTCGGGCTTTGCGTACAAGGAAACGGAGATCCTCAATCACTTCGAGCAGATCGTCAAAGCCGTGGACGTGCCGGTCTACCTGTACAATAACCCGAAGACGACTTACTACACGGTCAGCCCCACGACGCTGCTCAAGCTGGCCGACGTCGGCGTGCAGGGTCTGAAGGACAGCAGCGGGGACCTGATGCTGTTTGCCGACTACCTCAACACAGTCCGGCCGAAACATCCCGACTTCAACTTCATGATCGGCACGGTCGGGCTCATCCAGCCTTCCTATCTCTTCGGGGCGCGCTCGTGCGTGGCCGGTACCGCCAACGTCTTCCCCGAGCTGGTGCTTGAGCTGGTATCGAAACTCGAGCAAGGTAAGCACGAGGAGGCCAAGGATCTCCAGTTGAAGGTTATCCAGATTCGCAAAATCCAGGCTATCACGGGCTTTCGCCCGGCTGGCTGCTACACCATGCTCAAGATGCGCGGTGTCGATGCCGGCGTGCCGCGCTTGCCGTGGCGGTTGCCGAACGAGGAAGAAACCAAGGCTATGCGGCGGCAGCTGGTGGAGATCGGGATGCTCTGAAGCGTGGCCACCCGCGGGCGGGTTGCGTCTAAGACGCAGCCCGCTCCGACCTTTCGTTGTCCCCTGCGAATTCCACGGTGGGCTGGAAGCGGGCGGGATCAGCCCACCTCCGAGCGCCACCGCGACGGGCCGGCGCGGCCTGGCGTCTGTGGTCGCAGCACCCGCATGCTCCCCCAATGGTGGGAGGGATGGACTGGCGTTGTACAGCCCGTGGTAACAACCAAGCCCCTCGAAAGGCGACATGACGGGATCCGGACGGTGTACGGGTTTTATCTACGCGGTCTTCCGGTGGCTTATCCCGATCTTGAGGGATGGGGCGGGACGTTCACCTCGGCGGCCAGCCTTTTCAGGCGCTGATCCAGCTCTGCCACGATGGACGCCCGCTTCTTTTGGTCTCGCTCGGCCTCCTCAGGGTTGCGGACAATGACGAAGGTCGGCAAAACGAAGCCGCAGGCGGACCTCTTCCGGATGGTGAGCCTGGACCAGTTGGTGCCAACGAACCGCATCCTGCGCCGCATCGATGCGGGGGTAGATTTCTCGTGCATTCCGCAGCAGGTGGCCGACAAGTGCCGCGCGGACTGGGCGCGGCCCTCCATCGATCCGTAGCTGACGTTGCGGCTGTACACGCTGCCTACCTATTTAACCTGTCGGAGCGAGGGGTC encodes:
- a CDS encoding tripartite tricarboxylate transporter permease gives rise to the protein MLEQFLAGLATAITPGNLGVAFLGAAIGTLTGVLPGFGPAAAIAILIPATFSLPPSSALVMLSGVYFGAMYGGSTASILLRLPGEAASVITVIDGHEMARQGRAGQALAVAAIGSFVGNAVGIAGVALAAPALTRVALAFGPPEYFALILVGLLLSTQFFGESTLKGVQMLLLGLLLGAVGLDPVSGYPRLTFGSTDLLRGLDFVPIAMGLFGLADMLASARNEVASRPATPRLRELILSKEDLRRSVGPIARGTALGFPLGLIPGLGPVVASFLSYALERRISKWPGSFGKGAIEGVAGPETANNAAAAATFVPLLSLGIPSSAVAAVILGALVIFGLRPGPLLLRNNPDIFWTVVGGMFVSNAMLLVLNLPLIPLWASVVRVPRAIFTPLVLMSMVAGAYSVNGAAFDVMVMVISGIMGYWLERLGYSPVPLVIGLVLSPLLEQNFRQTLALSHGSLAVFFSSPLSSVLIGVAVLLLVWRPLARAVAFVRRKERLAAAR
- a CDS encoding dihydrodipicolinate synthase family protein, with the translated sequence MSKNLTGVYPPIITCFTQDGEIYERGIRNVVSFLSEKGVNGLFVIGSYGSFPLMTDDERKRVAEIIFDEVKGRVPVIVHIGSAGTRRSIALARHAQELGAEAVAAVTPFYYSGFAYKETEILNHFEQIVKAVDVPVYLYNNPKTTYYTVSPTTLLKLADVGVQGLKDSSGDLMLFADYLNTVRPKHPDFNFMIGTVGLIQPSYLFGARSCVAGTANVFPELVLELVSKLEQGKHEEAKDLQLKVIQIRKIQAITGFRPAGCYTMLKMRGVDAGVPRLPWRLPNEEETKAMRRQLVEIGML